One region of Triticum aestivum cultivar Chinese Spring chromosome 6B, IWGSC CS RefSeq v2.1, whole genome shotgun sequence genomic DNA includes:
- the LOC123133287 gene encoding 2'-deoxymugineic-acid 2'-dioxygenase: MELLSNRPLHASVPDKYVFPPEKRAALLHDAPSSDVALPVVDLQRAYLSDAGRRRLVAEEIIKAGKEFGFFQVVNHGVAEDAVRAFRKASAEFFAMPAEEKLPYCSDDQSKPFRVASSTSYDRNQTRYWRDYLKLRCHPVSDELVGHWPAKPESFRSSLAEFSAQVHELAQTLLLLIAEGLGLDEGFFAGDLSGGDTQMNVNYYPPCPDPSVTLGLLPHCDRHLLTVLSQGDVAGLQASYRGRWLLVRPVPGAFVINFGHQMEIVTNGVLASVEHRALTNSAVARMSVATLIMPKMDCRIGPAPDMVSEENPAKFREFVFREFMAAYDTAAANREDVLEYFRIEQH; this comes from the exons ATGGAGCTGCTGTCcaaccgcccgctgcacgcctccGTGCCGGACAAGTACGTCTTCCCGCCGGAGAAGCGTGCCGCCCTGCTCCACGACGCGCCCAGCTCCGACGTCGCGCTCCCGGTCGTCGACCTCCAGCGTGCCTACCTCTCCGACGCGGGCCGCCGCCGCCTTGTAGCCGAGGAGATCATCAAGGCCGGCAAGGAGTTCGGCTTCTTCCAG GTGGTGAACCATGGCGTGGCGGAGGACGCGGTGCGGGCGTTCCGGAAGGCGTCGGCGGAGTTCTTCGCGATGCCGGCGGAGGAGAAGCTGCCCTACTGCTCCGACGACCAGAGCAAGCCCTTCCGCGTCGCCTCCAGCACCTCCTACGACCGGAACCAGACGCGCTACTGGCGTGACTACCTCAAGCTCCGCTGCCACCCGGTCTCCGACGAGCTCGTCGGCCACTGGCCGGCCAAGCCGGAGAGCTTCCGGAGCTCCCTCGCGGAGTTCTCCGCACAGGTGCACGAGCTGGCGCAGACGCTGCTCCTGCTCATCGCGGAGGGCCTTGGCCTTGACGAGGGATTCTTCGCCGGAGACCTGAGCGGCGGGGACACCCAGATGAACGTGAACTACTACCCACCGTGCCCGGACCCGAGCGTCACGCTGGGCCTGCTCCCGCACTGCGACCGCCACCTCCTCACCGTGCTCTCCCAGGGTGACGTCGCCGGGCTCCAGGCGAGCTACCGCGGGCGGTGGCTCCTCGTCCGTCCGGTCCCCGGCGCCTTCGTCATCAACTTTGGGCACCAGATGGAGATCGTCACCAACGGCGTGCTGGCGAGCGTGGAGCACCGCGCCCTCACCAACTCCGCGGTGGCGAGGATGTCGGTGGCGACCCTCATCATGCCGAAGATGGATTGCCGTATTGGTCCGGCGCCGGACATGGTGAGCGAGGAGAATCCGGCCAAGTTTAGGGAGTTCGTGTTCAGGGAGTTCATGGCGGCGTACGACACCGCCGCTGCGAACCGGGAGGACGTGCTGGAGTACTTCAGGATCGAACAGCACTAG